In Desulfosalsimonas propionicica, the following are encoded in one genomic region:
- a CDS encoding TerB family tellurite resistance protein — MGWLGKMVGGTIGFALGGPLGAIGGAALGHLMDSDNGQQQRELPNEAQMSPQGKAQLTFFVAAFSMLAKLARVDGQVTDEEMASIRRFMAQDLHLNAESRQMAEKIFYTALNAPQTFDDFALQFYQQFHDRPELLELMIDILLRVSVADGTMDKSEEALIETAVRTFRLPDADYQNMKSRYVSVSEKYYSVLGVSPSDDNDTIKKQYRKLVRDYHPDTIASKGLPEEFVRFAHDKFREIQEAWEAIQKERNL; from the coding sequence ATGGGATGGCTTGGAAAAATGGTGGGTGGCACCATTGGATTTGCTTTGGGCGGACCCCTGGGCGCCATCGGGGGTGCGGCCCTTGGGCACCTGATGGATTCAGACAACGGCCAGCAGCAGCGGGAACTGCCCAATGAGGCGCAGATGTCGCCCCAGGGAAAGGCCCAGCTGACCTTTTTTGTGGCGGCATTTTCCATGCTGGCAAAGCTGGCCCGGGTGGACGGGCAGGTCACGGATGAGGAAATGGCTTCCATCCGCAGGTTCATGGCCCAGGACCTGCACCTCAACGCCGAAAGCCGCCAGATGGCGGAAAAAATATTTTACACGGCTTTAAATGCGCCCCAGACTTTCGACGACTTTGCCCTGCAGTTCTACCAGCAGTTTCATGACCGGCCCGAGCTTCTGGAGCTGATGATCGACATTCTGCTTCGGGTCTCGGTGGCAGACGGCACCATGGACAAAAGCGAAGAGGCGCTCATTGAAACCGCGGTGCGCACCTTCCGGCTGCCGGATGCGGATTACCAGAACATGAAGTCACGATATGTATCGGTTTCTGAAAAATATTATTCCGTGCTCGGGGTCAGTCCATCTGATGACAATGATACCATCAAAAAGCAGTATCGCAAGCTGGTGCGGGACTACCATCCCGACACCATTGCCTCCAAGGGGCTGCCCGAGGAATTTGTCCGGTTTGCCCATGACAAATTCCGGGAGATCCAGGAGGCCTGGGAAGCCATTCAAAAGGAAAGAAATCTGTAA
- a CDS encoding bifunctional folylpolyglutamate synthase/dihydrofolate synthase has protein sequence MTQSQYDKCLAEMFGLRRFGIKLGLDIIDAMLKALDRPERKFACIHVAGTNGKGSIASALAAILQTAGLRVGLYTSPHLVRFNERICINNQYISDHEVVNAWHAAKAAAPKEREATFFEYTTAMALYAFARAEVDWAVIETGMGGRMDATNILQPRLCIISNISLEHRFYLGSTIAQITGEKAGIIKPDTPVITGVHQKSAIEVIEKTAARNNAPVFRKGKDFRIRRSPKSDAGNFGFTYKGIDHKWTDMRSSLQGIHQLDNAALVLAACEVLMDQGTAIDVSRIKDGLANVRWPGRLEMIDTTPPMILDGAHNLIAARRLAAFLSDTAADKNITLVIGILDDKPCQAMLNTLVPLCQRVIVTRPVIDRSLPARVIEAGVKKLTDHVEIVESVRDAVFYAMETTANTDLICVAGSLYVVGEAKAALEGARAPEPV, from the coding sequence ATGACCCAAAGCCAATATGACAAATGCCTGGCAGAAATGTTTGGCCTGCGCCGGTTCGGCATCAAACTGGGCCTGGACATCATCGATGCCATGCTCAAAGCCCTGGACCGGCCGGAACGCAAATTTGCCTGCATCCACGTGGCCGGTACCAACGGAAAAGGCTCCATTGCCTCTGCCCTGGCAGCTATCCTGCAGACTGCCGGCCTGCGGGTGGGGCTCTACACCTCGCCCCATCTGGTGCGGTTTAACGAACGCATCTGCATCAACAACCAATACATCTCGGATCATGAAGTGGTCAATGCCTGGCATGCTGCCAAAGCTGCCGCGCCGAAAGAGCGCGAGGCCACGTTTTTCGAGTATACAACGGCCATGGCCTTATACGCCTTTGCCAGGGCGGAGGTGGACTGGGCCGTGATTGAAACCGGCATGGGCGGGCGCATGGATGCCACAAACATTTTGCAGCCCAGACTCTGCATCATTTCCAACATTTCCCTGGAACACCGGTTTTACCTGGGAAGCACCATCGCCCAGATCACCGGCGAAAAAGCCGGGATCATCAAGCCCGACACCCCGGTGATCACAGGGGTACACCAAAAATCGGCCATCGAGGTCATTGAAAAAACAGCAGCACGCAACAATGCACCGGTTTTCCGCAAAGGCAAGGATTTTCGCATAAGACGCAGTCCCAAATCCGATGCCGGCAACTTCGGCTTCACCTACAAGGGTATCGATCACAAATGGACCGACATGCGCTCATCTTTGCAGGGCATCCACCAGCTCGACAATGCCGCTCTGGTGCTGGCGGCCTGTGAAGTGCTCATGGACCAGGGCACTGCCATTGATGTATCCCGCATCAAGGACGGCCTTGCAAATGTCCGGTGGCCGGGACGCCTGGAGATGATTGACACCACTCCGCCCATGATCCTCGACGGTGCCCACAACCTGATTGCCGCCAGAAGACTTGCGGCTTTTCTCTCGGATACGGCTGCGGACAAAAACATCACCCTTGTCATCGGCATACTCGATGACAAGCCCTGCCAGGCCATGCTAAACACCCTGGTGCCCCTGTGCCAGCGGGTGATCGTGACCCGGCCGGTGATCGACCGAAGCCTGCCGGCCCGGGTGATCGAGGCCGGGGTAAAAAAACTCACCGATCATGTGGAGATTGTCGAAAGTGTCAGGGATGCGGTGTTTTACGCCATGGAGACCACAGCAAACACGGATCTGATCTGTGTTGCGGGGTCACTTTACGTGGTGGGGGAAGCAAAGGCGGCCCTGGAAGGCGCCCGGGCGCCGGAACCCGTTTAA
- a CDS encoding DUF2905 family protein, with protein MNKTLIAIGIVIAVIGVFWPWIVRLPVGRLPGDIIIDRPGLKVYIPVTTMIVISVVISVVFWILRK; from the coding sequence ATGAACAAAACCCTGATTGCCATCGGAATCGTCATTGCCGTCATCGGTGTTTTCTGGCCGTGGATTGTCCGGCTTCCCGTCGGGAGGCTGCCCGGAGACATCATCATTGACCGGCCCGGGCTGAAAGTCTACATACCCGTGACCACCATGATTGTCATCAGCGTGGTGATCTCTGTTGTCTTCTGGATTTTGCGGAAATAA
- a CDS encoding competence/damage-inducible protein A yields the protein MIAEIISTGDEVLTGTVVDANAAWIAGRLYETGIAVGRHVCVGDDMERLTDVLAETGQRADIAVVTGGLGPTVDDITASAAARAAGVELERNNEAMAYMEAFFKRFDRPVSDSDAKQALLPQGATPLLNSVGTAPGFTLKMGGCRFFFLPGVPFEMRQMMADHVIASLEADAARKGTGSFYREKRLSLFGLPEAHVNERLADLTGSLDGVKLGMLAEFPVIHVKLAASGTDCSALEAAVSAAADRVRERVGDYVFSETGQRMEEVVGDLLSRQSATLALAESCTGGMIASRITNVAGSSRYFLCSVVTYSNDAKMRMLGVSAHTLETCGAVCEQTAREMAEGASRMANADYAVSVTGIAGPGGGTAEKPVGTVCIGLCGPEQSFARKYKFPFENRMANKRIFAETAFNLLRKTLNT from the coding sequence ATGATAGCAGAAATTATTTCCACCGGAGACGAGGTGTTGACCGGCACGGTGGTGGACGCCAATGCCGCCTGGATTGCAGGCCGCCTGTATGAAACCGGCATTGCCGTGGGCCGCCACGTGTGCGTGGGCGATGACATGGAGCGCTTAACAGACGTGCTTGCCGAAACCGGGCAGCGGGCCGATATCGCCGTTGTTACCGGCGGGCTGGGGCCCACCGTGGATGATATCACTGCTTCGGCCGCAGCCCGGGCTGCCGGGGTGGAGCTGGAGCGCAACAACGAGGCCATGGCCTACATGGAAGCGTTTTTCAAACGCTTTGACCGGCCGGTTTCCGATTCTGATGCAAAGCAGGCCCTGCTGCCTCAGGGCGCAACGCCGTTGCTCAATTCCGTTGGTACGGCTCCGGGCTTTACCCTAAAGATGGGTGGGTGCCGGTTTTTCTTTTTGCCCGGGGTGCCATTTGAAATGCGGCAGATGATGGCCGATCATGTGATTGCCAGCCTTGAGGCGGATGCGGCCAGAAAGGGCACGGGCAGTTTTTACCGGGAAAAGCGGCTGTCTTTGTTCGGCCTGCCCGAGGCCCATGTCAACGAGCGGCTCGCGGACTTGACAGGATCATTAGACGGTGTAAAACTTGGCATGCTGGCCGAATTTCCGGTGATCCACGTCAAGCTCGCAGCCTCGGGAACAGATTGCAGCGCCCTGGAAGCCGCTGTCAGCGCTGCCGCAGACCGGGTGCGCGAGCGCGTGGGCGATTATGTCTTCTCCGAGACCGGCCAGCGCATGGAAGAGGTGGTGGGCGATCTTTTATCCCGGCAATCCGCCACCCTGGCCCTGGCCGAATCCTGCACCGGGGGCATGATCGCCAGCCGGATCACCAATGTAGCCGGAAGTTCCCGGTATTTTCTCTGCTCGGTGGTGACCTATTCCAATGACGCCAAAATGCGCATGCTCGGGGTCTCGGCCCATACCCTGGAAACCTGTGGAGCGGTTTGCGAACAAACCGCCAGGGAAATGGCAGAGGGGGCAAGTCGCATGGCCAATGCGGATTACGCGGTTTCTGTCACCGGCATTGCCGGCCCCGGCGGGGGTACGGCAGAAAAGCCCGTGGGCACGGTTTGCATCGGCCTTTGCGGCCCGGAGCAGAGCTTTGCCAGGAAATACAAATTTCCGTTTGAAAACCGGATGGCCAACAAGCGCATATTTGCTGAAACCGCCTTCAACCTTTTGCGCAAAACACTTAACACTTAA
- a CDS encoding leucyl aminopeptidase gives MLTIRSGDPKAIKTDLMLLFVCEDAALYNDAKMLALIDQGRQYTEFSGKSGDALILYAPAGTKAQRVMLAGLGKTGDLTAESLRRAAGKAVGRAVNADMSGLLLCMPEARACGMDPGDAAEALMEGAVLANYRFDFYKKEKPHKALKSIAFAVGKDFAGLARSLAQKTEIVCKGTHMARNWVSMPPNDKRPARFARSIVKAAEKYPLETVVLDSGDLRKNKMQALLAVAAGSSGRPQMVILDYKPETWDQTVVLVGKGVTFDSGGINLKPASGLETMKQDMAGAAAVAAAMIATAQTGCSKRVVGVMPLVENMPSGNSYRPGDIVKTASGKSVEIGNTDAEGRMILADALYYAIRQYSPDVVIDMATLTGACIVALGEKIAGVFSTDTDLAEAISQAGQKTHERCWSMPMPEDYRENLKSDFADLKNVGKNRYGGAIAAALFLSEFTQGSRWAHIDIAGPAYTSGANDYCGPGGTGFGVRLLCRVIENL, from the coding sequence TTGCTGACCATTCGTTCGGGCGATCCAAAGGCGATCAAGACCGATCTCATGCTTCTGTTTGTCTGCGAGGACGCAGCGCTATACAACGATGCAAAAATGTTGGCGCTCATTGACCAGGGCCGGCAATATACCGAGTTTTCCGGCAAATCCGGCGATGCGTTGATCCTTTATGCTCCGGCCGGGACAAAGGCGCAGCGGGTCATGCTGGCCGGCCTCGGCAAAACAGGCGATCTTACGGCGGAAAGCCTTCGCCGGGCTGCGGGAAAAGCTGTTGGCAGGGCCGTGAACGCGGATATGTCCGGTCTTCTGCTCTGCATGCCCGAGGCCCGGGCCTGCGGCATGGACCCCGGGGATGCGGCCGAAGCCCTGATGGAAGGCGCTGTTTTGGCCAATTACCGCTTTGACTTCTACAAAAAGGAAAAACCCCACAAGGCCCTGAAATCCATCGCGTTTGCCGTTGGCAAGGATTTCGCCGGCCTGGCCCGGAGCCTGGCGCAGAAAACCGAAATTGTCTGCAAGGGCACCCACATGGCCAGAAACTGGGTGAGCATGCCGCCCAATGACAAGCGGCCGGCGCGCTTTGCCCGTTCCATTGTCAAGGCGGCTGAAAAATATCCCCTGGAGACCGTGGTTTTGGATAGCGGTGATCTGCGGAAAAACAAGATGCAGGCGCTTTTGGCCGTGGCCGCCGGAAGCAGCGGCCGGCCCCAGATGGTGATTCTCGACTACAAGCCTGAAACCTGGGATCAGACAGTGGTGCTTGTGGGCAAGGGTGTGACATTTGATTCCGGCGGTATTAACTTAAAGCCGGCATCAGGTCTGGAAACCATGAAGCAGGACATGGCCGGAGCCGCGGCCGTGGCCGCAGCCATGATTGCAACAGCCCAGACCGGCTGCAGCAAGCGGGTGGTGGGGGTAATGCCCCTTGTGGAAAACATGCCCTCGGGCAATTCCTATAGGCCGGGCGATATCGTCAAAACCGCATCCGGTAAAAGCGTTGAAATCGGCAACACCGATGCCGAGGGCCGGATGATCCTGGCAGACGCCCTTTATTATGCCATCCGGCAGTACAGCCCGGATGTGGTCATTGACATGGCCACCCTCACAGGCGCCTGCATCGTGGCCCTGGGTGAAAAGATCGCCGGAGTGTTTTCCACGGACACGGATCTGGCAGAGGCCATTTCGCAGGCGGGTCAAAAGACCCACGAGCGCTGCTGGTCCATGCCCATGCCCGAGGATTACCGGGAAAATCTGAAAAGCGATTTTGCAGACCTGAAAAACGTGGGCAAAAACCGTTATGGCGGCGCCATTGCAGCGGCCCTGTTTTTGTCTGAATTCACCCAGGGGTCGCGCTGGGCCCATATCGACATTGCCGGCCCGGCTTATACATCCGGAGCCAACGACTATTGCGGGCCCGGGGGCACGGGCTTTGGGGTCCGGCTACTGTGCCGCGTCATTGAAAATCTGTAA
- the rpsU gene encoding 30S ribosomal protein S21 gives MKEIAVKVEDNDLEKAMRILKKKIQNDGLFKRLRLKKNYEKPSEYRRRKKREAQRRQRIAEAKKRMRTRRS, from the coding sequence TTGAAGGAAATCGCGGTCAAAGTGGAAGACAACGACCTTGAAAAGGCCATGCGCATTCTGAAGAAAAAAATTCAGAACGACGGTCTGTTCAAGCGTTTGCGGCTCAAGAAGAACTACGAAAAACCCAGCGAGTACAGACGCCGCAAGAAACGTGAAGCTCAGCGGCGGCAGCGGATTGCAGAAGCCAAAAAGCGGATGCGAACCCGCAGATCTTGA
- a CDS encoding adenylate kinase has protein sequence MNILFFGPNGSGKGTQGAILKEKFKTPHIESGAIFRENIKGGTEMGKQAKAYIDKGELVPDDITIPMILDRLKEDDCKNGWLLDGFPRNKNQAVKLHEALKQAGMNLDIVVEIELDREIAKNRIMGRRLCVNDNNHPNNIFIDAIKPDGDKCRVCGGELQTRSDDQDEAAIDKRHGIYYDSETGTLAAAYYFRDIAENDPSMSYITLDGKNSVPEVADELVSKLPK, from the coding sequence ATGAACATTTTGTTTTTCGGACCCAACGGGAGCGGAAAAGGAACACAGGGAGCCATTCTCAAGGAAAAATTCAAGACTCCCCATATTGAATCCGGGGCCATTTTCCGCGAAAACATCAAGGGCGGAACAGAAATGGGCAAGCAGGCCAAGGCCTATATTGACAAGGGCGAGCTGGTGCCCGACGACATCACCATCCCCATGATCCTCGACAGGCTCAAGGAAGACGACTGCAAAAACGGATGGCTGCTCGACGGTTTTCCGAGAAACAAAAACCAGGCTGTCAAACTCCACGAAGCCCTGAAGCAAGCCGGCATGAACCTGGATATCGTGGTGGAAATCGAGCTGGACCGGGAAATCGCCAAAAACCGCATCATGGGCCGCCGTCTTTGCGTCAATGACAACAACCATCCCAACAACATCTTCATCGACGCCATCAAGCCCGACGGCGACAAGTGCCGGGTATGCGGCGGCGAGCTGCAGACCCGCTCGGATGACCAGGATGAAGCCGCCATTGACAAGCGCCACGGCATCTATTATGACAGCGAAACCGGCACACTGGCGGCAGCCTATTATTTCCGGGACATAGCGGAAAATGATCCGTCCATGAGCTATATCACCTTAGACGGCAAAAACAGCGTTCCGGAAGTGGCAGACGAACTTGTCTCCAAGCTTCCCAAATAA
- a CDS encoding NAD-dependent epimerase has translation MEFKKVLVTGAAGFIGYHLASRLADEGKTVAGLDNLNAYYDVELKKARLRRLEQKPGFSFHRIDLEDRDALNRLFAERKFDVVVNLAAQAGVRYSLENPHAYVDANLVGFVNLLECCRHFNVSHFVFASSSSVYGANTKMPFSVHDNVDHPVSLYAASKKANELMAHTYSHLYGMRCTGLRFFTVYGPWGRPDMALFLFTRAILEGRPIQVFNHGRMQRDFTYIDDIIEGVVRVMGKLPEPDPDWSGESPDPGTSYTSYRVYNIGNNRPEKLMDFIRVLEEILGKQAEKEYLDLQPGDVPATCADIDDLYNAVGFRPMTPIKEGIQRFVDWYRDYYSE, from the coding sequence TTGGAATTCAAGAAGGTATTGGTCACCGGTGCGGCCGGGTTTATCGGTTATCATCTGGCCTCCCGGCTGGCAGATGAAGGAAAAACCGTTGCGGGACTTGACAATCTCAACGCCTATTATGATGTGGAGCTCAAAAAGGCCCGTTTAAGAAGGCTTGAACAAAAGCCCGGGTTTTCCTTTCACCGCATTGATCTCGAAGACCGGGATGCGTTAAACCGTTTGTTTGCCGAGCGCAAGTTCGACGTGGTGGTCAACCTGGCCGCCCAGGCCGGGGTGCGCTACTCCCTGGAAAATCCGCATGCCTACGTGGACGCCAACCTGGTGGGCTTTGTCAATTTGCTGGAATGCTGCCGGCATTTTAACGTGTCCCATTTTGTCTTTGCCTCATCGAGTTCCGTGTACGGGGCCAATACCAAAATGCCTTTTTCCGTGCATGATAACGTGGACCATCCGGTTTCCCTGTATGCGGCCAGCAAAAAGGCAAACGAGCTTATGGCCCACACCTACAGCCACCTTTACGGAATGCGCTGCACGGGCCTGCGTTTTTTTACCGTGTACGGGCCCTGGGGCCGGCCGGACATGGCGCTTTTCCTGTTTACCCGGGCCATACTGGAGGGCAGGCCCATCCAGGTATTCAACCATGGCCGCATGCAGCGGGACTTTACCTATATCGACGATATCATCGAGGGTGTGGTCCGGGTCATGGGCAAACTGCCGGAGCCGGACCCCGACTGGAGCGGGGAGAGCCCGGATCCGGGCACCTCATATACGTCTTACCGGGTCTATAACATCGGCAACAACCGTCCGGAAAAGCTCATGGATTTTATTCGCGTGCTCGAAGAGATCCTGGGAAAACAGGCGGAAAAAGAGTATCTGGACCTGCAGCCCGGGGACGTGCCGGCCACGTGCGCAGACATTGATGATTTATACAATGCCGTGGGATTTCGGCCAATGACGCCCATCAAAGAAGGTATCCAACGGTTTGTGGACTGGTATCGGGATTATTACAGCGAATAG